A single Candidatus Pacearchaeota archaeon DNA region contains:
- a CDS encoding SPASM domain-containing protein, translated as MEKTVAGTKILQFLFFEVVIMIKWSMFNFFIDDGAYLIIKNTLTASVVRISKKLKNELDSSLLLINYEHLFNLKDPTRQDLIVKKLLEKGLLVDYAINEKQKYKKLFLNYRKKDTVFAIYLATTTDCQLDCPYCFEGREKKKDYMSIKEADDIVRWTSKYLDQNICSKLRVVLYGGEPLLNKKIIKYILPKFKDISDKNFITLEVGILTNGEFLNFEMGKFLNAYNLDKVQITIDGPEKVHDSRRFRKKTKRGTFQKIINNIICLLENNFVSRVDIRINFDIQNINRIPELFDVLKSKGVGDKVNLSFGIITPTIPTGQRSYFKENGLKQVDNAEKYIWLCSEAKKRNLRIPKEFLAGPWCMARKIHSAVVLPKGGILKCISLVGRDKFIFNDIYNHVNLIDKRFTNFKYIDYCLNSNCPFVPICGGGCRFEAYLSTGSFSKPHCQKQLIENINKGLIILNYK; from the coding sequence TTGGAAAAGACGGTTGCGGGTACTAAAATTCTTCAATTTTTATTTTTTGAGGTTGTTATCATGATTAAATGGTCAATGTTTAATTTCTTCATCGATGATGGCGCTTACTTAATTATAAAAAATACTCTTACTGCTTCTGTAGTAAGAATCAGTAAAAAATTAAAAAACGAACTAGATAGTTCATTGCTATTAATTAATTATGAGCATCTCTTCAATCTTAAGGATCCAACAAGGCAAGATTTAATTGTCAAAAAACTTTTAGAAAAGGGCTTATTGGTAGATTATGCGATAAACGAAAAGCAAAAATATAAAAAATTATTCTTGAATTATCGAAAGAAAGATACGGTGTTTGCTATCTATCTCGCTACAACAACAGATTGCCAATTAGACTGCCCTTATTGCTTTGAAGGAAGAGAAAAGAAAAAAGATTACATGTCCATAAAAGAAGCTGACGATATTGTTAGATGGACCTCTAAATATCTTGATCAAAACATATGTAGTAAATTAAGAGTGGTTCTTTATGGGGGAGAACCATTATTAAATAAAAAGATTATCAAATATATCCTACCGAAATTTAAAGATATTTCTGACAAAAATTTCATAACTCTTGAGGTCGGTATTTTAACAAATGGTGAATTTTTAAATTTTGAAATGGGTAAATTTCTAAACGCTTACAATCTTGATAAAGTCCAAATTACCATTGATGGTCCAGAAAAAGTTCATGACTCAAGAAGGTTTAGAAAAAAAACAAAAAGGGGGACTTTCCAAAAAATAATTAACAACATTATTTGTTTGCTTGAAAATAATTTTGTCTCTAGAGTAGACATTAGAATCAATTTTGATATACAAAATATAAATCGTATCCCCGAACTATTTGATGTTTTAAAATCAAAAGGGGTAGGAGACAAGGTAAATTTATCTTTTGGAATAATAACCCCAACTATTCCTACTGGCCAAAGAAGTTATTTTAAAGAAAATGGCCTTAAACAAGTGGATAATGCAGAAAAATATATATGGCTTTGTTCTGAGGCCAAAAAAAGAAACCTTAGGATTCCTAAAGAATTCTTAGCAGGACCTTGGTGTATGGCAAGAAAAATACATTCAGCCGTTGTTTTACCTAAAGGCGGCATACTAAAATGCATTAGTCTTGTTGGAAGAGACAAATTTATTTTTAACGACATATATAACCATGTAAACCTTATAGATAAAAGGTTTACAAACTTTAAATATATTGATTATTGCTTAAATAGTAACTGTCCATTTGTCCCTATTTGTGGTGGCGGATGTAGATTTGAAGCATACTTGTCAACAGGAAGTTTCTCAAAACCACACTGCCAGAAACAATTAATAGAAAACATTAATAAAGGATTGATCATCCTTAATTACAAATAA
- a CDS encoding phenylalanine--tRNA ligase subunit alpha, translating to MNEEQIKILLEELENDLQSAESSVAITKIWHKYFSDTGSFKLLIKKIKDLPIEEKKTTALIIQQAYKEAQELFTEKEKSVKGGELSGNIKSQSEDINPTAPKIGHLHPISKTIREMNELFVSMGFSIMDGPEIETDEFCFQRLNVPADHPARDMQDTIYIKEPDFLLRTQTSSIEAQVLAKYKPPFKIVCPGRSYRNESVNKSNHFVFHQYQGVVVAEKANMKDLFGTFQILFKKMYGDDVVTRYRNKYYPEVEPGVGPDMQCFNCHGKGCPLCKGVGWIEMGGAGIIHPNVMKMAGLDTKKWVGFAFGLGLDRWVMAKYKITDIRTLLGGNLGYKYYENESII from the coding sequence ATGAACGAAGAACAAATAAAAATACTATTAGAAGAATTAGAAAACGACTTACAATCAGCCGAGTCTTCTGTTGCTATAACAAAAATATGGCATAAATATTTTAGCGACACCGGATCTTTTAAATTATTAATAAAAAAAATAAAAGATTTACCAATAGAAGAAAAGAAAACAACTGCTTTGATAATTCAGCAAGCATATAAAGAAGCTCAAGAATTATTTACTGAAAAAGAGAAGTCAGTAAAAGGAGGGGAGTTATCAGGAAATATTAAATCTCAATCAGAAGACATTAATCCAACTGCCCCTAAAATAGGACATTTACATCCTATATCAAAAACCATTAGAGAAATGAATGAACTTTTCGTCAGTATGGGCTTTAGTATTATGGACGGACCAGAAATAGAAACTGATGAATTTTGTTTTCAAAGATTGAATGTTCCTGCTGATCACCCAGCCAGAGACATGCAAGATACTATATATATTAAAGAACCTGATTTTCTATTAAGAACTCAAACTTCTTCAATTGAGGCTCAAGTTTTAGCTAAATACAAACCTCCCTTTAAAATTGTTTGTCCAGGAAGATCATATAGAAATGAAAGTGTAAATAAAAGCAATCATTTCGTCTTTCATCAATATCAAGGGGTAGTTGTTGCAGAAAAAGCTAATATGAAAGACCTCTTTGGCACTTTTCAGATTTTATTTAAAAAAATGTACGGAGATGATGTGGTTACTAGGTATAGAAATAAATACTATCCTGAAGTTGAACCAGGAGTAGGTCCAGACATGCAATGCTTCAATTGCCACGGTAAAGGCTGCCCGTTATGCAAGGGTGTCGGTTGGATTGAAATGGGAGGAGCGGGAATCATCCATCCTAATGTTATGAAAATGGCTGGACTCGATACTAAAAAATGGGTTGGTTTTGCTTTTGGATTAGGACTTGATCGTTGGGTCATGGCCAAATACAAGATTACAGATATTAGAACGTTACTAGGAGGAAACTTAGGATATAAATATTACGAAAATGAAAGTATTATATAG
- a CDS encoding phenylalanine--tRNA ligase subunit beta translates to MKVLYSEIKELVPGLKANPKEVGETLTLTGFMMDGFTEILYKGKKDYLLSLEIRQNRADCLSVIGLAQEVAAYYNLKLNIPTVKPINKNTKKLDIKIEAIKETKRVLAIKIDNVKNIESPIWLKEYMSFYGLNSAGLLVDLSNYVMMVTGYPSHLIDFDKTEGPICWSMNNSFKEITTLLGSVTKLNNNEIIIRDNNNILALAGIIGGKTDSIDIKTKSIIAEIAIYDRSIIRKNSRSLNITTEASRRLEKDLDPNGADYAMKMLVSLIIKYAGGQVVSSLFSYYPKKYVSPKIQFDKELPSKLAGIEISPKDTLKILKGLNFQIISKNNKLTVIPPTSRMDVSLPEDLAEEVIRIYGYNHIPTNETPCLEIVKNITPKNIILSEKIRDILTALRFDETLSWPLTQEGINDKFNYFDLKEITTQNSVNDLFPNLRQSMAPGLLNQMNEYFKKGVEYIDIFEIGKVFGEKNKNYLEHDSLGILSATKNNTFPQFKDKAESLLRLLGFDDVKYFKSKSKPKTSNPESCWDVFVNNQNIGILYKLTPSETKLNIYFAEIDIERITKMLTNVDNNPVVELTQKLIPLDVNIELDEKESIFEYLDNLEKKINKKNIWSINIADIYQMKGKKRYTLRVTYEELSDKEAKDTHLKTFGLNNIN, encoded by the coding sequence ATGAAAGTATTATATAGTGAGATAAAAGAATTAGTTCCAGGATTAAAAGCAAATCCTAAAGAAGTAGGGGAAACTTTGACTTTGACCGGATTCATGATGGATGGCTTTACTGAAATTTTATATAAAGGAAAGAAAGACTATTTATTAAGTTTAGAAATCAGACAGAATCGCGCTGATTGTCTTTCGGTTATCGGTCTTGCTCAAGAAGTAGCCGCTTATTACAATTTGAAATTAAATATTCCGACCGTAAAGCCAATTAATAAAAATACTAAAAAGCTTGATATCAAAATTGAAGCAATAAAAGAAACTAAAAGGGTTTTAGCGATTAAGATTGATAATGTTAAGAATATTGAATCTCCAATATGGCTTAAAGAATATATGTCTTTTTACGGTTTAAACAGCGCCGGACTATTGGTTGACCTTTCTAACTATGTGATGATGGTAACTGGATATCCGTCTCATTTGATTGATTTTGATAAAACAGAAGGGCCTATTTGTTGGTCTATGAATAACAGCTTCAAAGAAATAACTACTTTATTAGGTTCAGTTACCAAACTAAATAATAATGAAATCATTATTAGAGACAATAATAATATTTTAGCTTTAGCAGGAATCATTGGAGGCAAAACTGACAGCATTGATATTAAGACAAAATCCATTATTGCCGAAATCGCCATTTATGACCGTTCAATTATCAGGAAGAATTCAAGAAGTTTAAATATTACAACCGAGGCTAGTAGAAGATTGGAAAAAGACCTTGATCCTAATGGAGCTGATTACGCAATGAAAATGCTAGTTTCTTTAATTATAAAATATGCTGGAGGACAAGTTGTCAGTTCTTTGTTCAGCTACTATCCTAAAAAATACGTTTCTCCTAAGATTCAATTTGATAAAGAACTACCGAGTAAATTAGCCGGAATTGAAATAAGTCCGAAAGATACATTAAAAATATTGAAAGGATTAAATTTCCAAATTATTTCTAAAAACAATAAATTAACAGTTATTCCTCCGACTTCAAGAATGGACGTATCTTTACCTGAAGACTTGGCTGAAGAGGTGATAAGGATATACGGATATAATCATATTCCAACCAACGAAACTCCTTGTTTGGAAATTGTTAAAAATATCACTCCTAAAAATATTATCTTATCAGAAAAGATTAGAGATATTTTAACGGCCTTAAGATTTGATGAAACACTATCTTGGCCGTTAACCCAAGAGGGGATTAATGACAAATTCAATTATTTCGATTTAAAAGAAATAACCACTCAAAATTCGGTTAATGATCTGTTTCCCAACCTAAGACAATCAATGGCTCCAGGATTATTAAATCAAATGAATGAATATTTCAAGAAAGGAGTTGAATACATTGATATTTTTGAAATAGGAAAAGTCTTCGGAGAAAAGAACAAAAATTACTTAGAACATGATTCTTTAGGAATATTGTCAGCAACAAAAAACAATACCTTCCCTCAATTCAAAGATAAGGCTGAATCATTATTGAGATTGCTCGGATTTGACGATGTTAAATACTTTAAATCTAAATCAAAACCAAAGACATCCAATCCTGAATCTTGCTGGGATGTCTTTGTTAATAATCAAAATATCGGCATTCTTTATAAATTGACTCCATCAGAAACAAAGCTTAACATCTACTTTGCTGAAATTGATATTGAAAGGATTACCAAAATGTTAACCAATGTAGACAATAATCCGGTGGTGGAATTAACTCAAAAATTAATTCCTTTAGATGTAAATATTGAACTAGATGAAAAAGAATCAATCTTTGAATATTTGGATAATTTAGAGAAGAAGATAAACAAAAAGAATATTTGGAGTATTAATATTGCTGACATTTATCAAATGAAAGGGAAAAAGAGAT